The Sphingomicrobium sp. genome has a window encoding:
- a CDS encoding MFS transporter, which yields MSSIARQRGVGSTALTTPHFLLLYSAMLVAASGNTALQSVMPAIGREIGIADFWVAIAYTWSAVLWALMARYWADKSDRHGRKKLTIVGMAGFIVSTALCGAALLAGLNHWISGALTFGLFAIFRAIYGGLGCATPSATQAYLASKTRRSGRVAALSALSSSFGLGTIIGPAVAPLFVLPVVGLAGPLFAFAIIGGAVAAAIMLWLPDDQHERLSGRGAAMSYPSQATAPTGASVVAATAPRRRKRLRWNDPRIRPWIVAGVVAGHAQAAILTCIGFFVIDRLQLAPSGSEGPIAIVMMAGAAATLGAQWAVIPRLSLTPRALIVWGSVVAAIGLAGTMFSNDLYGITIGFAVSSLGFGFTRPGFTGGASLAVPLADQGAVAGVITSANGISYVLAPGIGMALYGLDTNLPFAVFAVLLLGLAVSARRRLEA from the coding sequence ATGAGTTCGATTGCGCGCCAGCGGGGCGTCGGCTCGACCGCGCTGACGACGCCGCACTTCCTGCTGCTTTATTCGGCGATGCTGGTGGCGGCGTCGGGCAATACCGCCTTGCAGTCCGTAATGCCGGCAATCGGCCGCGAGATCGGCATTGCCGATTTCTGGGTTGCGATCGCTTACACCTGGTCGGCGGTGCTGTGGGCGCTGATGGCGCGATACTGGGCCGACAAGAGCGACCGCCACGGGCGCAAGAAGCTGACCATTGTCGGCATGGCCGGCTTCATCGTCTCGACGGCGCTGTGCGGAGCGGCGCTTCTCGCCGGGCTCAATCACTGGATTTCCGGCGCACTGACTTTCGGCCTCTTCGCGATTTTCCGGGCGATCTACGGCGGCCTCGGCTGCGCGACGCCGTCCGCGACGCAGGCTTATCTCGCCTCCAAGACGCGGCGCAGCGGCCGGGTCGCGGCGCTCTCGGCGCTGTCGTCCTCGTTCGGGCTCGGCACGATCATCGGGCCCGCGGTGGCGCCACTGTTCGTCCTTCCGGTGGTCGGGCTTGCCGGGCCGTTGTTTGCCTTCGCGATCATCGGCGGCGCAGTCGCGGCGGCGATCATGCTGTGGCTGCCTGACGACCAGCACGAGCGGCTGAGCGGCCGCGGTGCCGCAATGAGCTATCCGTCGCAAGCGACGGCACCGACCGGCGCCAGTGTCGTCGCCGCGACGGCGCCGAGGCGGCGCAAGCGGCTGCGCTGGAACGACCCGCGAATCCGCCCGTGGATCGTCGCCGGCGTGGTCGCGGGCCATGCTCAGGCGGCGATCCTCACCTGCATCGGCTTCTTCGTCATCGATCGGCTGCAGCTCGCGCCGTCGGGTTCGGAAGGACCGATCGCCATTGTCATGATGGCTGGGGCGGCGGCAACGCTGGGCGCGCAATGGGCGGTGATCCCGCGCCTGTCGCTCACTCCCCGCGCGCTGATCGTCTGGGGTTCGGTCGTCGCTGCGATCGGCCTTGCCGGCACGATGTTCTCGAACGACCTTTACGGCATCACCATCGGCTTCGCGGTGTCGTCGCTCGGCTTCGGCTTCACCCGCCCGGGCTTCACTGGCGGCGCGTCGCTGGCCGTGCCGCTCGCCGACCAAGGCGCGGTCGCTGGCGTGATCACCTCGGCCAACGGCATCAGCTATGTGCTCGCGCCGGGGATCGGCATGGCGCTCTACGGCCTCGACACCAATCTGCCGTTCGCAGTCTTTGCCGTACTGCTCCTCGGCCTTGCCGTGTCAGCGCGGCGGCGGCTCGAGGCTTAA